A window from Desulfurispora thermophila DSM 16022 encodes these proteins:
- a CDS encoding indolepyruvate ferredoxin oxidoreductase subunit alpha, with translation MIPVVNQETCIACATCYEVCPAVPKVFEVTDKSSVVNPDACLECGACEENCPTSSIRLV, from the coding sequence TTGATTCCGGTAGTAAACCAGGAGACCTGCATAGCTTGTGCCACCTGTTATGAGGTGTGCCCGGCCGTACCCAAAGTATTTGAGGTGACAGATAAGTCCAGTGTAGTAAATCCCGATGCCTGTTTGGAGTGCGGGGCTTGTGAGGAAAATTGCCCCACGTCTTCAATAAGGCTGGTTTAG
- the hcp gene encoding hydroxylamine reductase: protein MFCNQCEQTAKGVGCTVMGVCGKKPDVAALQDLLLHAVKGLSLYAAAGRKVGVVDPEVNAFTVEALFSTLTNVNFDPQRFVPLIKRCVELTARLKEKVAAAGGRTDFSDPAASFQPAADLAGLVKQGEEIGGAWDKTADPDIQSLQQILIYGIKGISAYADHARILGQEDDQVYAFVHEGLAALANKGLGLNDWLGLVLKCGEINLRTMELLDAANTGAYGHPVPTEVPLGHKKGKCILVSGHDLKDLEELLKQTEGKGIYVYTHGEMLPTHGYPELKKYKHFYGHYGTAWQNQKKEFAQFPGAILMTTNCIQEPQGYQDNIFTTGLVGWPGVKHVKNGDFGPVIEKALEMPGFAEDEDKGTVMVGFARNAVLNVADKVIAGVKSGAIRHFFLVAGCDGAKAGRNYYTEFVEKVPQDCVVLTLACGKFRFFDKKLGDIGGIPRLLDVGQCNDAYSAIQIAVALANAFNCGVNDLPLSMVLSWYEQKAVAILLTLLHLGIKNIRLGPSLPAFITPNVLNVLVENFGIKPITTPDEDLAAILGK, encoded by the coding sequence ATGTTTTGTAACCAGTGTGAACAAACCGCCAAAGGTGTAGGCTGTACTGTTATGGGTGTATGCGGCAAAAAGCCCGATGTGGCTGCCCTGCAGGATCTGTTGCTGCATGCCGTCAAGGGGCTGTCCCTGTATGCTGCTGCCGGACGTAAGGTGGGTGTGGTGGATCCCGAGGTGAATGCCTTTACAGTGGAAGCGCTCTTTTCCACGCTGACCAACGTCAACTTCGACCCGCAGCGCTTTGTGCCCCTCATTAAGCGTTGTGTGGAGCTTACTGCTCGCCTGAAAGAAAAAGTGGCCGCTGCCGGTGGTCGGACCGACTTCTCCGACCCTGCCGCCAGCTTCCAGCCTGCCGCCGACCTGGCCGGCCTGGTCAAGCAGGGGGAAGAAATTGGCGGCGCCTGGGACAAAACTGCCGACCCCGACATTCAGTCCCTGCAGCAAATCCTTATTTACGGCATCAAGGGTATCTCGGCCTATGCCGACCACGCCCGCATTCTGGGACAGGAAGATGATCAGGTTTACGCCTTCGTGCACGAAGGTCTGGCGGCGCTGGCCAACAAAGGGCTGGGCTTAAATGACTGGCTGGGCCTGGTCCTGAAGTGCGGTGAGATCAACCTGCGCACCATGGAACTGCTGGACGCCGCCAACACCGGCGCCTACGGTCACCCTGTGCCTACGGAAGTGCCGCTGGGCCACAAGAAGGGCAAATGTATCCTGGTTTCCGGTCATGATTTGAAAGATCTGGAAGAGCTTCTCAAGCAGACCGAGGGCAAGGGCATTTATGTGTACACCCACGGCGAAATGCTGCCCACCCACGGCTATCCTGAATTGAAGAAATACAAGCATTTCTACGGCCATTACGGCACGGCCTGGCAGAACCAGAAGAAAGAGTTTGCCCAGTTTCCGGGGGCCATTTTGATGACCACTAACTGCATCCAGGAACCACAGGGCTACCAGGACAACATCTTCACCACCGGTCTGGTGGGCTGGCCGGGTGTCAAGCATGTCAAGAATGGCGACTTCGGCCCGGTGATTGAAAAGGCCCTGGAAATGCCCGGCTTTGCCGAAGATGAAGACAAGGGTACAGTCATGGTCGGTTTTGCCCGCAATGCGGTTCTCAACGTGGCCGACAAGGTGATTGCCGGAGTGAAGAGCGGTGCCATTCGCCACTTCTTCCTGGTGGCTGGCTGCGACGGGGCCAAGGCGGGTCGCAACTACTACACGGAGTTTGTGGAAAAGGTGCCGCAAGACTGTGTAGTGCTCACTCTGGCCTGCGGTAAGTTCCGCTTCTTCGACAAGAAGCTGGGCGATATCGGCGGCATCCCGCGCCTGCTGGATGTAGGTCAGTGCAATGATGCCTACTCGGCCATTCAGATTGCCGTAGCTCTGGCCAACGCCTTCAACTGCGGCGTAAACGACCTGCCCCTGTCCATGGTGCTGTCCTGGTACGAGCAAAAAGCGGTGGCCATCCTGCTCACCCTGCTGCACCTGGGCATCAAGAACATCCGTCTGGGTCCCAGCCTGCCGGCCTTCATTACACCCAATGTGCTGAACGTGCTGGTGGAAAACTTCGGCATCAAACCCATCACCACCCCGGATGAAGATCTGGCGGCTATTCTTGGTAAATAA